One Cryptosporidium parvum Iowa II chromosome 5, whole genome shotgun sequence DNA segment encodes these proteins:
- a CDS encoding GMP synthase, which produces SLFNIFIMINSKIIILDFGSQYSHLIAKRFRALGYYSEIALPSTNLNTFNNAKGIVFSGGPSSVYDDNIPEFNNDILNLNIPILGLCYGHYIVNIGYGGQVHKAPIGEFGYATLNINNNIYSPIFQNLDNNSQQQVWMSHQDEIIIPGNDFQLIASTINCKYAALQNLEKKRFSLQFHCEVNDTPCGNIIFNNFAQYCNMEKNWSQDFVLNHILNDIKIQYNKSNDINNDNNNNNNNNNNNNNDNNNNDNDNKNNNNNKNNKNVLLFLSGGVDSTVTFALLNKALGQDKVLGLHIDNGFMRKNESKNIELLYHKFGFKNFIIKDYSNSFLNIIKNITDPQKKRMAIGEHFINIKNIFIQEQNFDPNNWLLAQGTLYPDIIESGGTKNSNTIKTHHNRVDMIYDLIKKGLIIEPLRELYKDEVRMIGKKIGLNDELIMRHPFPGPGLSINVICYDGKSWNENDNNEYQSAEKELNQIINTINNNNNNNNNNNNNNNNNINNNNHIKYNYILPIRSVGVQGDFRTYKFPAILIYDNYSLSNGFFNFPNNRDYIEEISSYITNHTNFINRTCIQLYQNPQVNLTDMKLQQVYCDKYRLDQLREVDNIVINELNNFGWYNQIFQHLTIHLPYASNPEKASFVLRPVCSEDVMTARFAFFPKDLLEIIIQKISLLNFVDAIYFDVTNKPPATFGWE; this is translated from the coding sequence tcattatttaatatatttattatgataaattcaaaaattattatactTGATTTTGGAAGCCAATATTCACATTTAATTGCTAAAAGATTTCGTGCACTTGGTTATTATTCTGAAATTGCATTACCTTCAACCAATTTAaatacttttaataatgCTAAAGGTATTGTTTTTTCTGGTGGACCTTCTAGTGTTTatgatgataatattccagaatttaataatgatattttaaatcttAATATACCAATTTTAGGATTATGTTATGGACATtatattgttaatattggTTATGGTGGTCAAGTACATAAAGCACCTATTGGTGAATTTGGTTATGCtactttaaatattaataataatatttattcacctatttttcaaaatcttgataataattctcAACAACAAGTATGGATGAGTCATCaagatgaaattattatacCTGGTAatgattttcaattaattgcTAGTACTATTAATTGTAAATATGCTGCATTACaaaatcttgaaaaaaaaagattttcaTTACAATTTCATTGTGAAGTTAATGATACACCTTGtggtaatattatttttaataattttgcaCAATATTGTAATATGGAAAAAAATTGGAGTCAagattttgtattaaatcatatattaaatgatataaaaatacaatataataaaagtaatgatattaataatgacaacaataataataataataataataataataataacaatgataataataacaatgataatgataataaaaataataacaataataaaaataataaaaatgttcttttatttttaagtGGTGGTGTTGATTCTACTGTTACATTtgcattattaaataaagcaCTTGGACAAGATAAAGTTCTTGGTTTACATATTGATAATGGTTTTATGCGTAAAAATGaatctaaaaatattgaattattatatcaTAAATTTggttttaaaaattttattattaaagattattctaatagttttttaaatattattaaaaatattactgATCCACAAAAAAAACGTATGGCTATTGGTGaacattttattaatattaaaaatatttttattcaagaACAAAATTTTGATCCAAATAATTGGTTATTAGCACAAGGTACATTATATCctgatattattgaatctGGTGGtacaaaaaattcaaatactaTTAAAACACATCATAATCGTGTTGATATGATttatgatttaataaaaaaaggaCTTATTATTGAACCTTTACGTGAATTATATAAAGATGAAGTTCGTATgattggaaaaaaaattggtCTTAATGATGAACTTATTATGCGTCATCCATTTCCAGGACCTGGATTATCTATTAATGTAATTTGTTATGATGGTAAATCATGgaatgaaaatgataataatgaatatcaATCAgcagaaaaagaattaaatcaaattattaatacaattaataataataataataataataataataataataataataataataataatattaataacaataatcatattaaatataattatatactTCCTATACGTTCTGTTGGTGTACAAGGTGATTTTAGAACATATAAATTTCCtgcaatattaatttatgataattattctttatcaaatggtttttttaattttcctAATAATAGAGAttatattgaagaaatttctAGTTATATTACTAATCatacaaattttattaatcgTACTTGTATACAATTATATCAAAATCCACAAGTAAATTTAACTGATATGAAATTACAACAAGTTTATTGTGATAAATATCGTCTTGATCAATTAAGAGAAGttgataatattgttattaatgaattaaataattttggttggtataatcaaatttttcaacATTTAACAATACATTTACCATATGCAAGTAATCCAGAAAAAGCAAGTTTTGTTTTACGTCCTGTATGTTCTGAAGATGTTATGACTGCTCGCTTTGCTTTCTTTCCAAAAGATTTacttgaaataattattcaaaaaatttcattattaaattttgttgatgcaatatattttgatgTAACAAATAAACCACCAGCAACATTTGGCTgggaataa
- a CDS encoding hypothetical protein (with signal peptide and 2 cryptosporidium-specific paralogs), which produces MKLELLFIFSIIILINNKSNSSRNGLMNFSLLYIVNNSTSNDAEYYKKYNISANIPRKFMSIHPLEMYPQIRKNEHLYKHSKTSLAADCYKLIPEYSIILGLMEEYKSYLNFLMRVACGDDDGYHDGTGCGDANYLANTLLKDRIKLLRNERNKKLRECFKLELELISLNYIYFQEGDYVWKNGKKIADYDMTEIERSFIRKIITEYEKLLSIRLISYELYCVSKSNSKELIDCKRLESEGNTLSKVLKYISSEYLEKRLDLNKFENLFFIL; this is translated from the coding sequence atgaaattagaaCTTTTATTCATCTTTTccataattattttaataaataacaaatcaaattcttctaGAAATggattaatgaatttttcattattatatatagtGAATAACTCAACATCTAATGATGcagaatattataaaaaatataatatttcagCTAATATACCAAGGAAATTTATGTCTATTCATCCATTAGAAATGTATCCacaaattagaaaaaatgaGCATTTATATAAACATTCAAAAACAAGTTTGGCGGCAGATTGTTACAAATTAATACCtgaatattcaattatattaGGTTTAATGGAAGAATACAAATcctatttaaattttcttatGAGAGTTGCATGTGGTGATGATGATGGATATCATGATGGAACAGGTTGTGGTGATGCAAATTATTTAGCAAACactttattaaaagatagaataaaattattaagaaatgaaagaaataaaaaattaagagaatgttttaaattagaattagaattaatatcgttaaattatatatattttcaagaagGTGATTACGTTTGGAAGAATGGAAAGAAAATAGCAGACTATGATATGACTGAAATAGAAAGATCAtttataagaaaaataattactgaatatgagaaattattatcaattagATTAATATCTTATGAATTATATTGTGTTTCAAAATCcaattcaaaagaattaatcGATTGTAAACGCTTAGAATCAGAAGGCAATACATTATCAAAGGtacttaaatatatttcaagtgaatatttagaaaaaagattggatttaaataaattcgaaaatttattttttatactTTAA